In Moorella sp. Hama-1, a single genomic region encodes these proteins:
- the atpG gene encoding ATP synthase F1 subunit gamma: protein MPSMRDLKRRIRSVQSTQHITRAMKMVAAAKLRRAQAQVTAARPYAAKLEEVVGRLIASVDLETQPLACPREVKKAGYILFTADRGLAGGYNANLIRLTEERLRQEERPAALVAVGRKGRDFFRRRPVELLQAFTDLGDNPDLTQARELARQLVNMYLEGTLDEVNLVYTRFYSAIRQVPQVDRLLPITVPGKKQDTGDYIYEPSPEAVLQVLLPRYCEIKVYRALLEAKASEHGARMTAMDNATKNAAEMIDKFTLSFNRARQAAITREILEIVAGADALK from the coding sequence ATGCCCAGCATGCGTGACCTGAAGCGCCGCATCCGCAGTGTCCAGAGCACCCAGCATATTACCCGGGCCATGAAGATGGTGGCTGCTGCCAAGCTGCGCCGGGCCCAGGCCCAGGTCACGGCAGCCCGGCCCTATGCCGCTAAACTGGAGGAAGTTGTCGGCCGCCTCATAGCCTCCGTGGACCTGGAGACCCAGCCCCTGGCTTGCCCCCGGGAGGTCAAAAAGGCCGGTTACATCCTCTTTACCGCCGACCGGGGCCTGGCCGGGGGCTATAACGCCAACCTGATCCGCCTGACGGAGGAGCGCCTGCGGCAGGAGGAGCGACCGGCGGCCCTGGTAGCTGTGGGCCGCAAAGGCCGCGACTTCTTCCGCCGCCGGCCGGTAGAACTCCTCCAGGCCTTCACCGACCTGGGGGATAACCCGGACCTCACCCAGGCGCGGGAACTGGCGCGCCAGCTGGTGAATATGTACCTTGAAGGTACCCTGGATGAGGTTAACCTGGTCTATACCCGTTTCTACTCGGCCATTCGCCAGGTGCCCCAGGTTGACCGTTTGTTGCCCATCACAGTCCCGGGCAAAAAGCAGGATACCGGCGACTATATCTATGAACCCTCGCCGGAGGCGGTGCTCCAGGTGCTCCTGCCCCGTTATTGTGAGATCAAGGTCTACCGTGCCCTCCTGGAGGCCAAAGCCAGTGAACACGGCGCCCGCATGACGGCCATGGATAACGCCACCAAGAACGCTGCCGAGATGATCGATAAATTCACCCTATCCTTCAACCGTGCCCGCCAGGCGGCCATTACCAGGGAGATCCTGGAGATTGTCGCCGGGGCCGACGCTTTGAAGTAA
- the atpH gene encoding ATP synthase F1 subunit delta has translation MSEQIVARRYARALFNIAREQGTTSTMAAALEQVSTALAADRDFRRVLYHQLIPIKEKQKLVDTIFPELAPALKNFLHLVLARGRERALPEMAAQFRRLVDQAEHILPVEVTSAIPLREDILAGLKERLAAATRQNIRLTSRVNPALIGGLVIRLGDRVLDASLKKKLELLGEHLKRA, from the coding sequence ATGAGCGAGCAAATTGTTGCCCGGCGCTATGCCCGCGCCCTTTTTAATATTGCCCGGGAGCAGGGTACTACCAGCACGATGGCCGCCGCCCTGGAACAAGTAAGCACAGCCCTGGCCGCCGACCGGGATTTCCGCCGGGTCCTCTACCACCAGTTAATCCCGATCAAGGAAAAGCAGAAACTAGTGGATACCATCTTCCCCGAACTGGCGCCGGCCTTAAAAAACTTCCTCCACCTGGTCCTGGCCCGGGGTCGGGAACGGGCACTGCCGGAGATGGCTGCCCAGTTCCGCCGCCTGGTGGACCAGGCCGAGCATATCCTGCCCGTGGAGGTAACCTCGGCGATCCCTTTACGTGAGGATATCCTGGCCGGTCTAAAGGAACGCCTGGCCGCTGCCACCAGGCAGAACATCCGCCTTACCAGCCGGGTCAACCCGGCCCTGATTGGCGGGCTGGTGATCCGCCTGGGGGATCGTGTTCTCGATGCGAGCTTGAAGAAGAAACTGGAACTCCTGGGTGAACACCTGAAAAGGGCTTAA
- the atpA gene encoding F0F1 ATP synthase subunit alpha, producing MSIRPDEITSILKNQIEQYQLEVEMAEVGTVTQVGDGIARIYGLDRAMAGELLEFPGDVSGMVLNLEEDNVGAVILGPYTHIKEGDQVKRTGRIVEVPVGEALIGRVVNAMGQPVDGKGPIKAQKYRPVESPAPGVVYRQPVNTPLQTGLKAIDSMVPIGRGQRELIIGDRQTGKTAIAVDTIINQKGQNVICIYVAIGQKASTVANVVQRLEEAGAMAYTIVVMATASEPAPLLYIAPYAGCAMGEYFMYEEHRDVLCIYDDLSKHAAAYRELSLLLRRPPGREAYPGDVFYLHSRLLERAARLNDSLGGGSLTALPVIETQAGDVSAYIPTNVISITDGQIFLESDLFYAGQRPAINVGLSVSRVGGAAQIKAMKQVAGRLRLDLAQYRELAAFAQFGSDLDKATQARLARGERMMEMLKQDQYQPMPVEEQIVVLYAAINGFLDDLPVDRVRVFEKDFLRFLRNERPEVLQGIREKRQLDDNLQEQLKKSIEDFKGSFTAAGEA from the coding sequence TTGAGCATTCGACCCGATGAGATAACTAGTATTTTAAAGAACCAGATTGAACAATACCAGCTGGAAGTAGAAATGGCCGAGGTGGGCACCGTGACCCAGGTCGGTGACGGCATTGCCCGCATCTACGGCCTGGACCGGGCCATGGCCGGCGAGCTGCTGGAGTTCCCGGGGGATGTCTCCGGCATGGTCCTGAACCTGGAAGAAGATAACGTGGGGGCGGTTATCCTCGGCCCCTATACCCATATCAAAGAAGGCGATCAGGTCAAGCGAACCGGGCGCATTGTCGAGGTGCCGGTGGGTGAAGCCCTCATCGGCCGGGTGGTTAACGCCATGGGCCAGCCCGTAGACGGCAAAGGGCCCATCAAAGCCCAGAAATACCGCCCGGTAGAATCCCCGGCGCCGGGCGTGGTTTACCGCCAGCCGGTCAACACGCCCTTGCAAACCGGCTTAAAAGCCATTGACTCCATGGTCCCCATCGGCCGTGGCCAGCGGGAGCTGATCATCGGCGACCGCCAGACGGGGAAGACAGCCATCGCCGTGGATACCATCATCAACCAGAAGGGCCAGAACGTTATCTGCATCTACGTAGCCATCGGCCAGAAGGCCTCCACCGTGGCCAACGTGGTCCAGCGCCTGGAAGAGGCCGGGGCCATGGCCTACACCATCGTCGTAATGGCAACGGCCAGCGAACCGGCGCCCTTACTGTATATCGCCCCTTACGCCGGTTGCGCCATGGGCGAATACTTCATGTACGAGGAACACCGGGACGTGCTCTGTATTTACGACGACCTCTCCAAGCACGCGGCGGCCTACCGGGAACTCTCCCTGCTGCTGCGCCGGCCGCCGGGCCGGGAGGCCTACCCCGGCGATGTCTTCTATCTCCATTCCCGGCTCTTGGAGCGGGCCGCCCGCCTCAACGATTCCCTGGGTGGCGGTTCCCTTACCGCCCTGCCGGTCATTGAGACCCAGGCCGGCGACGTCTCCGCCTACATCCCGACCAACGTCATCTCCATCACCGACGGCCAGATCTTCCTGGAGTCCGACCTTTTCTATGCCGGCCAGCGCCCGGCCATCAACGTCGGCCTCTCGGTATCCCGGGTGGGCGGTGCCGCCCAGATCAAGGCCATGAAACAGGTGGCCGGCCGTCTGCGGTTGGACCTGGCCCAGTACCGCGAGCTGGCGGCCTTCGCCCAGTTCGGTTCCGACCTGGATAAAGCCACCCAGGCCCGGCTGGCCCGGGGCGAGCGCATGATGGAGATGTTGAAACAGGACCAGTACCAGCCCATGCCCGTCGAGGAGCAGATAGTCGTCCTCTACGCCGCCATTAACGGTTTCCTGGACGACCTGCCGGTGGACCGGGTCCGGGTTTTTGAAAAGGACTTTCTGCGCTTCCTCCGTAACGAGCGCCCGGAGGTCCTGCAGGGCATCCGGGAGAAGCGCCAGCTGGACGATAACCTCCAGGAACAGCTGAAAAAGAGCATTGAAGACTTCAAAGGCAGCTTTACCGCTGCCGGGGAAGCATAA
- the atpD gene encoding F0F1 ATP synthase subunit beta: MNEGQVVQVIGPVVDVEFASDRLPDLYNAITIKTDKINITMEAMQHLGNNTVRCVALSTTDGLQRGMTAVDTGQPITVPVGPATLGRLFNVLGEPIDNQGSVDTTERLPIHRPAPAFEEQQPSTEILETGIKVVDLLAPYAKGGKIGLFGGAGVGKTVLIMELIRNIAYEHGGFSVFSGVGERTREGNDLYLEMKESGVIEKTALVFGQMNEPPGARLRVGLTGLTMAEYFRDAQGQDVLLFIDNIFRFVQAGSEVSALLGRMPSAVGYQPTLATEMGALQERITSTKKGSITSVQAIYVPADDLTDPAPATTFAHLDATTVLSRQIAELGIYPAVDPLDSTSRILDPRVLGEEHYQVARGVQQVLQRYKELQDIIAILGMDELSEDDKLTVARARKIQRFLSQPFHVAEAFTGQAGVYVPLKETIRGFKEILEGRHDDLPEQAFYMVGTIAEAVKKGQELM; encoded by the coding sequence TTGAACGAAGGACAGGTAGTCCAGGTTATCGGCCCGGTTGTTGACGTCGAATTCGCCAGCGACCGGCTCCCCGACCTGTATAATGCCATTACCATTAAAACCGATAAGATCAATATCACCATGGAGGCCATGCAGCACCTGGGCAATAATACCGTCCGCTGCGTGGCCCTCTCCACCACCGACGGCCTGCAGCGGGGGATGACTGCCGTCGACACCGGCCAGCCCATCACCGTGCCGGTGGGCCCGGCCACCCTGGGCCGGCTCTTCAACGTCCTGGGCGAACCCATAGACAACCAGGGTTCGGTGGACACCACGGAGCGGCTGCCCATTCACCGCCCGGCGCCGGCCTTTGAGGAGCAGCAGCCCTCAACGGAGATCCTGGAGACGGGCATCAAGGTGGTCGACCTCCTGGCGCCCTACGCCAAGGGCGGCAAGATCGGCCTCTTCGGCGGCGCCGGGGTCGGCAAGACGGTGCTGATTATGGAACTCATCCGCAACATCGCCTACGAGCACGGCGGTTTTTCCGTCTTCAGCGGTGTGGGCGAGCGTACCCGCGAAGGTAATGACCTCTACCTGGAAATGAAGGAATCCGGGGTTATCGAAAAGACGGCCCTGGTCTTCGGCCAGATGAACGAGCCCCCTGGCGCCCGCCTGCGGGTGGGCCTGACGGGCCTGACCATGGCCGAGTACTTCCGGGATGCCCAGGGCCAGGACGTCCTTCTCTTTATTGATAACATCTTCCGCTTCGTCCAGGCCGGTTCCGAGGTTTCCGCCCTCCTGGGCCGTATGCCTTCGGCCGTGGGTTACCAGCCGACCCTGGCTACAGAAATGGGCGCCCTCCAGGAACGGATCACCTCCACCAAAAAGGGCTCCATCACCTCCGTCCAGGCCATCTATGTGCCGGCCGACGACCTGACGGACCCGGCACCGGCGACGACCTTCGCCCACCTGGACGCCACTACCGTCCTGTCGCGGCAGATTGCCGAGCTGGGCATTTATCCGGCGGTGGATCCCCTGGACTCCACCTCGCGCATCCTGGACCCCCGCGTTCTGGGGGAGGAGCACTACCAGGTCGCCCGGGGCGTGCAGCAGGTATTACAGCGTTATAAAGAACTCCAGGATATCATCGCCATCCTGGGTATGGATGAACTATCTGAGGACGACAAATTGACCGTCGCCCGGGCGCGGAAGATCCAGCGCTTCCTATCCCAGCCCTTCCACGTAGCCGAGGCCTTCACCGGCCAGGCCGGGGTCTATGTCCCGCTGAAGGAAACTATCCGCGGCTTCAAGGAGATCCTGGAGGGCCGTCACGATGACCTGCCCGAGCAGGCCTTCTATATGGTCGGCACCATCGCCGAAGCCGTTAAGAAGGGCCAGGAGTTGATGTAG